A genomic stretch from Chrysiogenes arsenatis DSM 11915 includes:
- a CDS encoding YggS family pyridoxal phosphate-dependent enzyme: protein MYALKERYHALLQALAQAAQHSEAPQIPTLIAVSKTFPTADIQLVYDAGCRDFGENRVQELLDKIPALPSDIRWHFIGQLQRNKVKYLIGNVALIHTLDRLSLAQEIEKQATKRNVIQPCLVEINLGDEPQKGGISPADAPQLLCEIQSTMPHIHTAGLMCIPPQAWESDRAFALLSSMAREWHTQGLLAGTTLSMGMSDDFKAAIAHGATMVRIGSALFGAR, encoded by the coding sequence ATGTATGCCCTGAAAGAACGCTACCATGCCTTACTTCAAGCGCTCGCTCAGGCCGCACAGCATAGTGAAGCGCCACAAATACCTACGCTGATTGCGGTCTCAAAAACTTTTCCTACGGCTGATATTCAGCTGGTTTACGATGCCGGATGTCGTGACTTCGGCGAAAATCGCGTACAAGAATTACTTGATAAAATACCCGCACTGCCATCCGATATTCGCTGGCACTTTATTGGTCAACTGCAGCGTAATAAAGTAAAATACCTGATTGGCAACGTTGCCCTGATTCATACGCTTGACCGCCTTTCGCTGGCGCAGGAGATCGAAAAACAGGCAACCAAGCGCAACGTTATCCAACCTTGCCTTGTTGAGATAAACCTCGGCGATGAACCCCAAAAAGGGGGAATTTCACCCGCCGATGCGCCACAACTGCTTTGCGAGATTCAAAGCACCATGCCCCATATCCATACCGCAGGGTTGATGTGCATTCCACCACAAGCCTGGGAAAGTGATCGCGCCTTTGCGTTACTGAGTTCGATGGCACGGGAATGGCACACGCAAGGGCTACTTGCCGGAACGACTCTTTCTATGGGGATGAGCGACGACTTTAAAGCCGCTATCGCTCACGGAGCGACGATGGTACGGATTGGTTCTGCTCTTTTTGGAGCACGATAA
- a CDS encoding polyphenol oxidase family protein, which translates to MQSKPFLQHQHDGLAYLTSPLFSPSTSHALTQATHGASQGAFAQGNFSYRVEDDPKAVDANYAALKRAVGYTQLAIPRQVHGCDCQEIAEVTPSEAPEADALWTRTSGMAVGILTADCVPILLEMRDDANTVCAVAAIHAGWRGALANIVGQTLAQMRAALPELSPHTSRALIGASICTTCFEVGADVADQFREKGYDAIIHLHNGVYSLDLWALTSLQLRACSLQTHHIATVGHCTRHDAGYFSYRRSPQTGRNLSLVCMP; encoded by the coding sequence ATGCAGAGCAAACCATTTCTTCAACACCAGCACGATGGATTGGCCTACCTCACAAGCCCGCTCTTCTCGCCGTCAACGAGCCACGCGCTGACACAAGCAACCCATGGCGCAAGCCAAGGAGCGTTTGCGCAGGGGAACTTCTCTTATCGCGTGGAAGATGATCCCAAAGCCGTTGATGCAAATTATGCCGCACTCAAACGAGCTGTAGGCTACACCCAACTCGCCATTCCGCGCCAAGTCCATGGATGCGACTGTCAAGAAATCGCCGAGGTCACCCCAAGCGAAGCACCAGAAGCCGACGCGCTGTGGACAAGAACATCTGGCATGGCAGTCGGCATCTTGACCGCCGATTGCGTCCCTATACTGCTGGAAATGCGTGATGACGCAAACACTGTCTGTGCCGTTGCGGCTATTCATGCTGGTTGGCGCGGCGCATTGGCAAATATCGTTGGGCAAACTCTTGCACAAATGCGCGCAGCATTACCGGAACTTTCGCCTCACACCAGTCGTGCACTTATTGGCGCTTCGATCTGTACCACATGTTTTGAAGTCGGCGCCGACGTGGCTGATCAATTTCGAGAAAAAGGCTATGACGCCATTATCCATCTTCATAACGGCGTTTATTCGCTTGATCTCTGGGCGCTTACCAGTCTACAATTGCGCGCTTGCTCGTTGCAAACACACCATATTGCAACAGTAGGGCACTGTACTCGGCACGATGCGGGGTATTTTTCGTATCGACGTTCGCCACAAACCGGAAGGAACCTGTCGCTGGTATGTATGCCCTGA
- a CDS encoding nitroreductase family protein, with translation MTPREAFTQALAVRHSCKSFEADHEILPDDLRYILEAGRLAPSSFGLEPWQFIVVKSPSKRQELMAACYGQRQIGECAELVAILAKTGKFLDADGAYVSDMFARWGLPQEAYTAVKNMYRNYIAATNAKEWSIAQCHIAAANMMNAAAAIGIDSCAIGGFHPQLVENALEINTDDDYTIAMLLPFGYRSKGQPARHRLLLDDIVTYLH, from the coding sequence ATGACCCCTCGGGAGGCGTTTACACAGGCGCTAGCCGTGCGCCATTCCTGTAAATCTTTCGAAGCAGATCACGAAATCCTTCCCGATGATCTTCGCTACATTTTGGAAGCGGGCCGACTGGCCCCTTCCTCTTTTGGTCTTGAGCCATGGCAGTTTATCGTCGTCAAAAGCCCTTCTAAGCGTCAAGAGCTGATGGCAGCCTGCTATGGCCAACGCCAGATTGGCGAATGCGCCGAGCTCGTTGCTATTCTGGCTAAAACGGGAAAGTTTCTTGATGCTGATGGCGCGTATGTCTCTGATATGTTTGCTCGCTGGGGGCTGCCTCAGGAGGCGTATACTGCCGTTAAAAACATGTACCGCAATTACATAGCAGCTACCAATGCCAAAGAATGGAGCATTGCACAGTGCCATATTGCAGCCGCCAATATGATGAACGCTGCGGCTGCGATTGGTATCGATTCGTGCGCTATCGGCGGGTTTCATCCGCAACTGGTAGAAAACGCGCTCGAAATCAACACAGATGATGATTACACCATCGCAATGCTACTCCCGTTTGGCTATCGCTCCAAGGGGCAGCCCGCACGCCACCGCCTTTTACTCGACGATATCGTTACCTACCTTCACTGA
- a CDS encoding peptidylprolyl isomerase has protein sequence MVIIATNHGDITVELFEDQAPVTVANFLQYADDGHYDGLIFHRVINGFMIQGGGMDASMTPRATREPIKNEADNGLKNERGTLAMARTMNVNSATSQFFINLSDNSFLDHGSRDFGYAVFGKVSSGMEVVDAIANVKTGNKGGHQDVPREAVQILSIRRVQAPEANVDGKKQ, from the coding sequence ATGGTTATTATCGCTACGAATCACGGTGACATTACGGTTGAGTTATTTGAAGACCAAGCGCCGGTCACGGTGGCCAATTTTCTGCAGTACGCTGACGATGGACATTACGATGGGCTTATTTTTCACCGCGTGATTAACGGGTTTATGATTCAGGGTGGCGGAATGGATGCGAGCATGACACCACGCGCAACCCGTGAGCCAATCAAAAACGAAGCCGACAACGGTCTGAAAAATGAGCGTGGTACGCTCGCAATGGCTCGTACCATGAACGTCAACAGTGCAACATCACAATTTTTCATCAACCTCAGCGACAACTCCTTCCTTGATCACGGTTCGCGCGATTTCGGTTACGCCGTATTCGGCAAAGTCAGCAGCGGTATGGAAGTGGTAGACGCCATTGCCAACGTCAAAACCGGCAATAAAGGCGGTCACCAAGATGTACCACGTGAAGCCGTGCAAATCTTGAGCATTCGTCGCGTTCAAGCTCCAGAAGCAAATGTCGACGGGAAAAAACAATGA
- the rnr gene encoding ribonuclease R, with amino-acid sequence MTDDVAPLKETLSHLLAQHASPLSLKQIRTLLGCNKSQFWSVERVLIAMVQQGEVVRASHDTYALQQTTPLGIVSVSGGGAVFVRSEAGEEYRAEPADELGLMSGDTVRYWILPSGKAHIKAVVERAFHTIAGTVVAERNRFWLRAARKGVPNIHLAVEELAGAVEGDGVVAKITRYPEFRKMAEGSVLEILGKANDATVERMLVLEAYGLRRSFPDDVMAEAHAISTEVHQTLGREDFRHLLTCTIDGETARDFDDAISLETIQGGFRLGVHIADVAHYVPADSALDREAFARGTSVYFPAYCIPMLPEQLSNGICSLNPGEDRYAMSCLMDISPDGIVLDARITPSIIHSDRRFTYTAVQEILDGAASDLDFGTVLPRMATLAKNLRKRRFQQGSIDFDKPEMEIIVNDHGAPIDIRPAVRLFAHKMIEEFMLAANVCVARHLHFHGYPGIYRVHEEPDKAKLTQFAALIGRFGYKLKGKEFHSHELNRLMESSSSRPEGFIISTLLLRSMKRALYSAEPALHYGLAFSHYCHFTSPIRRYPDLMVHRILWATFQTSKQEQRLAKIAEQTEAIARQSSALERQAQEASYRMDAIKSVQFLRPFVGEEFDGIISGITGFGFFVQLKKYFIEGLVHISRLDDDHYTFDEERHELVGDRRKKRYCLGQGVRVQLVRANVEEVQLDFDLISAQRVQTTEPEFPSRKPKRVKKLPIPKTKSKKGAQGKGKPKPKPKS; translated from the coding sequence ATGACTGATGACGTAGCGCCACTGAAAGAAACATTGAGCCATCTCCTCGCCCAGCATGCGTCGCCTCTTTCGTTAAAACAAATTCGTACCCTACTGGGGTGTAATAAATCGCAATTTTGGAGTGTCGAGCGGGTGCTCATCGCAATGGTGCAGCAGGGCGAAGTGGTGCGTGCTTCGCACGATACGTATGCATTGCAGCAAACGACCCCGCTGGGAATTGTCAGTGTCAGTGGCGGCGGCGCGGTTTTTGTCCGTAGCGAAGCGGGCGAGGAGTATCGTGCCGAACCCGCCGACGAACTGGGTCTGATGTCGGGCGATACCGTGCGCTACTGGATTCTTCCAAGCGGCAAGGCGCACATCAAAGCGGTCGTTGAAAGGGCGTTTCATACGATAGCCGGAACCGTCGTTGCCGAGCGCAACCGCTTTTGGCTCCGTGCGGCGCGCAAAGGGGTTCCCAATATCCATCTGGCGGTCGAAGAACTGGCCGGAGCCGTGGAAGGTGATGGGGTTGTTGCCAAAATTACCCGCTATCCCGAATTCCGTAAAATGGCTGAAGGCTCCGTGCTGGAAATTCTTGGAAAAGCCAATGATGCCACCGTCGAGCGGATGTTGGTGCTCGAAGCGTACGGCTTACGGCGCAGTTTTCCCGATGATGTCATGGCGGAGGCGCATGCCATCTCGACGGAAGTTCACCAGACACTTGGCCGCGAAGATTTTCGCCATCTGCTCACGTGCACCATTGATGGTGAAACGGCGCGCGACTTTGACGATGCTATTTCGCTCGAAACGATTCAAGGCGGTTTCCGTCTTGGTGTCCATATTGCCGATGTTGCCCACTATGTTCCGGCCGATTCGGCACTCGACCGCGAAGCGTTTGCCCGTGGCACGTCCGTTTATTTTCCGGCCTATTGCATTCCGATGCTGCCGGAGCAGCTTTCCAACGGGATATGCTCACTGAATCCCGGTGAAGATCGCTATGCGATGAGTTGTTTGATGGATATTTCCCCCGACGGCATCGTGCTGGATGCGCGGATTACCCCTTCGATTATTCACAGTGATCGGCGCTTTACCTACACGGCGGTTCAGGAAATACTGGACGGTGCCGCGAGTGACCTTGATTTCGGCACGGTGTTGCCGCGCATGGCGACGTTAGCGAAGAATCTGCGTAAGCGCCGTTTCCAGCAGGGAAGTATTGATTTTGATAAACCGGAAATGGAAATTATCGTCAACGACCATGGTGCGCCAATTGATATCCGTCCTGCGGTGCGTCTTTTTGCCCATAAAATGATCGAAGAATTTATGCTGGCCGCCAATGTGTGCGTGGCGCGTCACCTCCATTTTCACGGCTATCCCGGCATTTACCGCGTACATGAAGAACCCGACAAAGCAAAACTGACGCAGTTTGCAGCACTGATTGGTCGTTTTGGCTATAAGTTGAAGGGGAAGGAATTCCACTCACACGAACTCAACCGCCTGATGGAGTCTAGCTCGAGTCGCCCCGAAGGCTTTATTATTTCGACACTACTGCTGCGCAGCATGAAGCGCGCGCTCTACAGCGCCGAGCCAGCGTTGCACTACGGCCTCGCGTTTTCCCACTACTGCCATTTTACCAGTCCGATCCGTCGTTATCCCGACTTAATGGTGCACCGCATTTTGTGGGCGACCTTCCAAACCTCAAAGCAAGAACAACGGCTGGCCAAAATCGCCGAACAAACCGAGGCTATCGCGCGTCAATCCAGCGCTCTGGAACGACAGGCGCAGGAAGCAAGCTATCGCATGGACGCCATCAAAAGCGTGCAGTTTCTCCGCCCGTTTGTTGGCGAAGAGTTTGATGGCATTATTTCCGGCATCACCGGCTTTGGCTTTTTTGTACAACTGAAAAAATATTTTATCGAAGGGTTGGTGCATATTTCGCGCCTCGATGACGATCATTACACCTTTGACGAAGAGCGTCACGAGCTGGTGGGCGACCGTCGCAAAAAACGGTATTGCCTTGGGCAGGGTGTGCGGGTGCAATTGGTGCGCGCCAATGTCGAAGAAGTGCAGCTCGATTTTGATCTGATTTCGGCGCAGCGAGTGCAAACAACAGAACCCGAATTTCCATCGCGAAAACCGAAACGGGTAAAGAAACTGCCGATACCAAAAACAAAATCCAAAAAAGGGGCGCAAGGGAAAGGGAAGCCAAAGCCGAAACCGAAGTCGTAG